The Bacteroidia bacterium DNA segment GCATTCTGAATTTCTGAAAAAAACAGCCGTGAAAAAAGTTTTATTTTTATTGTTATGCTGCTGTTGCATTGTGTTTCAATCAACAGCTCAATTAGTTTCCTATCACTTACAACGAAGTTATACCGTTTCGCAGTTAGATAGTTTCTTTAATGCATCCGGGTTTAGTTTACCGATTAGCCCTCGGTATAATATTGATGTATATCAAGTTATCTATAAAACACCTTACAAGCACCTAGATTCTTTGGTAAACGTTTCGGGTATAGTGGTATTTCCTAAGGGCACTCCCTGCCCCAATAGTTTGGCTTGCTATGCGCACGGCACTTTTACAAGGCGTGATGAGGTACCAAGCTATAACGGCCCCGAACGCCCTATCGGCTTCTTTTTTGGGGGAATTGGTGGTGTCGTTACAGCTATGCCTGATGAACTGGGGTTAGGAGACTGCGACAGCAGCGTTATTATTCATCCTTATCACAATGCGTTCCACTCAGGATATGCTTCGGTAAATATTATACGTGCCGCAAGGCAGTTAGCCAACATCCTTAATTTCCCACTCAATGGTGAAGTTGCGCTTACCGGCTATTCACAAGGAGGTTATACTACTATGGCAACAGCTAAACTTATTCAAGAAAAATTTTCTTCCGAATTTAATATAGTAGCCTTAGCACCCATGTCGGGAGCCTATGACCTAAAAGTAACCATGACCAATCAGATGCTTTCCAGAGATACCTTTGCTACACCCTCTTATCTTCCGTATTTACTGTTAGGCTACCATTCTATATCTCCATTACTTCAGCAAAAATTTCCGAATCCTGCCGAGATGTTTAAACCTCCGTATGATAGTATTTTGCCGCCGATGTATTATAGCAAAAACTTTACTACTGGACAAATTAACGCTTTTTGTGACTATGTGCCGAGAAATATGATAAAGGATTCTGTATTAGATGAGTTTGTGAATGATATGAATCACCCTTTCCGTATAGCACTTGCTGAAAACGATTTATTGGGCTGGGCACCCCAAAAACCTGTAAAAATTGCCTATTGTACCAAAGACGAACAAGTGAATTATCTAAATGCTATTCGTGCTGACTCCGCTTGGAGAGCTAACGGCGCACCTAATATTGAAATAGAAAACTTTGGCAACCTAAGCCATGGCGACTGTGTACAACCCGCCCTAACCGCAGCGGCACTCTATCTGTTAGGTAAATTTTCTACTTGTACAGGCATCCCAGAAACACCAAATATCAACTTTACAATTTACCCGAATCCATCAACAGGCCAATTTAGAATCCAGAAAAAAGAAGGCATCTTTGACATAGCAGTATTCAGCATAACCGGACAGAAAATTTACAGCACCACATTACGAAATGATATTGAATCAATTTACCTTGAAAATATACCGGCAGGTGTCTATTCGGTAGAACTAAGCAATAATGCCGGACAAAAGTCTTACCAAAAGTTGGTTATAGTTCAAAAAGAATGATGTGAAAAATGATTCTGGTTCAGAAAGTATGATAAGATTCTGGGCAGTAAGAAAAAACTATGTAATCAAGAAACAATGCTGCCCTGATTGCAACAATATTTTCGCTAATAAAACGATAGATTTCATACTTTCTTGAACCCAAAACCAAGGATATAGCAAGTTTTCCTTTTTTTTACAATATTTTTCGTTAAAACATCATAAATTTGGTGCTTCAAATGACGAGTGCACTTA contains these protein-coding regions:
- a CDS encoding T9SS type A sorting domain-containing protein — its product is MFQSTAQLVSYHLQRSYTVSQLDSFFNASGFSLPISPRYNIDVYQVIYKTPYKHLDSLVNVSGIVVFPKGTPCPNSLACYAHGTFTRRDEVPSYNGPERPIGFFFGGIGGVVTAMPDELGLGDCDSSVIIHPYHNAFHSGYASVNIIRAARQLANILNFPLNGEVALTGYSQGGYTTMATAKLIQEKFSSEFNIVALAPMSGAYDLKVTMTNQMLSRDTFATPSYLPYLLLGYHSISPLLQQKFPNPAEMFKPPYDSILPPMYYSKNFTTGQINAFCDYVPRNMIKDSVLDEFVNDMNHPFRIALAENDLLGWAPQKPVKIAYCTKDEQVNYLNAIRADSAWRANGAPNIEIENFGNLSHGDCVQPALTAAALYLLGKFSTCTGIPETPNINFTIYPNPSTGQFRIQKKEGIFDIAVFSITGQKIYSTTLRNDIESIYLENIPAGVYSVELSNNAGQKSYQKLVIVQKE